One window of Thioalbus denitrificans genomic DNA carries:
- a CDS encoding cyclic nucleotide-binding domain-containing protein: MSQFEGIDKLLRDHPFFSGMKPDYLELIAGCGANERIDAGQYLFREGEAADRFYLIRHGAVAVELHAPGREPMVLQTLGEGEILGSSWIVPPYRWLFDARAVQLTRVVGLDAKCLRDKCEADHSLGFDLMKRFAPVLSARLAAARLQLFDMYGKPGERRG; this comes from the coding sequence ATGTCACAATTCGAAGGCATCGACAAGCTGCTGCGGGATCATCCCTTTTTCAGCGGCATGAAACCCGACTACCTGGAGCTCATCGCCGGCTGCGGCGCGAACGAGCGCATCGACGCCGGCCAGTACCTGTTCCGCGAGGGCGAGGCGGCCGACCGCTTCTATCTCATCCGGCATGGCGCGGTGGCCGTGGAGCTGCATGCCCCCGGGCGTGAGCCGATGGTGCTGCAGACCCTGGGGGAGGGGGAGATCCTGGGCTCCTCCTGGATCGTTCCGCCCTACCGCTGGCTGTTCGACGCCCGCGCGGTGCAGCTCACCCGGGTGGTCGGCCTGGACGCCAAGTGCCTGCGCGACAAGTGCGAGGCGGATCACAGCCTCGGCTTCGACCTGATGAAGCGGTTCGCGCCGGTCCTCTCCGCCCGGCTCGCGGCGGCGCGGCTGCAGCTGTTCGACATGTACGGTAAGCCCGGCGAGCGGAGGGGCTGA
- a CDS encoding 4Fe-4S dicluster domain-containing protein produces the protein MEQSEAKPGAAVILDREGLDRLLETLAAEGFRVLGPVARDGAVTYAPVRSTADLPVGLRDRQEGGVYRLESGRPEALFDYVHGPHTWKHHLFPPEQRLWRAERDGRGFRIESGADDEPPLALVGVRACELRAMAIQDRVFDNGQFAEPGYLGRRGKSFVVAVNCTRAGGTCFCSSMHADGPHASGGYDLALTEVMEAGAHWFLVETGSESGARVLERLPGRATAPAERSAAFDAVEQAAAAMGREMPPEAVDLLRCNVEHPRWDDVAGRCLSCGNCTLVCPTCFCSTVEDVTDLAGDVAERWRRWDSCFNLEFSYIHGGSVRRQVSARYRQWITHKLSTWWEQFGSSGCVGCGRCITWCPVGIDITAEVRAIRDSEERG, from the coding sequence ATGGAACAGAGCGAAGCCAAACCCGGAGCAGCCGTGATCCTCGACCGTGAGGGGCTGGATCGCCTGCTTGAAACCCTCGCCGCTGAGGGTTTCCGCGTGCTCGGCCCCGTGGCCCGCGACGGGGCGGTCACCTATGCGCCGGTACGCAGCACGGCGGACCTGCCCGTCGGCCTGCGGGATCGTCAGGAGGGCGGAGTCTACCGGCTGGAGTCCGGGCGGCCGGAGGCGCTGTTCGACTACGTCCACGGCCCCCACACCTGGAAGCACCACCTGTTCCCGCCCGAGCAGCGGCTGTGGCGGGCCGAGCGTGACGGCCGCGGCTTCCGCATCGAGTCCGGGGCCGATGACGAGCCGCCGCTGGCACTGGTGGGGGTGCGGGCCTGCGAACTGCGCGCCATGGCGATCCAGGACCGGGTATTCGACAACGGCCAGTTCGCCGAGCCGGGCTACCTCGGCCGGCGCGGAAAGTCCTTCGTGGTGGCGGTCAATTGCACCCGCGCCGGCGGCACCTGCTTCTGCAGTTCCATGCATGCCGACGGACCCCATGCCAGCGGCGGCTATGACCTGGCACTGACGGAAGTGATGGAGGCGGGAGCCCACTGGTTCCTGGTCGAGACGGGCAGCGAGTCGGGCGCGCGCGTGCTGGAGCGGCTGCCGGGCCGCGCTACGGCACCGGCGGAGCGCTCGGCGGCATTCGACGCGGTGGAGCAGGCGGCGGCCGCCATGGGGCGGGAAATGCCGCCCGAGGCGGTGGACCTGCTCCGCTGCAACGTCGAGCATCCCCGCTGGGACGATGTGGCCGGGCGCTGCCTGAGCTGCGGCAACTGCACCCTGGTCTGTCCCACCTGCTTCTGCAGCACGGTGGAGGATGTCACCGACCTGGCCGGTGATGTCGCCGAGCGCTGGCGCCGCTGGGATTCGTGCTTCAACCTGGAGTTCAGCTATATCCATGGGGGCAGCGTGCGTCGCCAGGTGAGCGCGCGCTACCGGCAATGGATCACGCACAAGCTCTCCACCTGGTGGGAGCAGTTCGGTTCCTCGGGCTGCGTGGGCTGCGGACGCTGCATCACCTGGTGCCCGGTGGGCATCGACATCACCGCAGAGGTGCGCGCCATCCGCGACAGCGAGGAGAGGGGGTAG
- the recR gene encoding recombination mediator RecR, which yields MSYTPLLQQLIEALRCLPGVGPKSAQRMTFHLLERDPEGALRLAKALTEAVERVGRCDSCRTLSEAPLCPLCASQRRDRRLLCVVETPADVLAVEQSGAYAGLYFVLGGHLSPLDGIGPEEIGVDALLARAREGVEEVILATNPTVEGEATAHYIGELLREQGVGVSRIAHGVPLGGELEYVDGSTLTRALAGRKPI from the coding sequence ATGAGCTATACCCCCCTGCTGCAGCAGTTGATAGAGGCCCTGCGCTGTCTGCCCGGGGTGGGGCCGAAATCGGCCCAGCGCATGACCTTCCACCTGCTGGAGCGCGACCCGGAAGGGGCGCTGCGGCTGGCCAAGGCACTGACCGAGGCGGTTGAGCGGGTGGGCCGCTGCGACAGCTGCCGGACCCTGAGCGAGGCGCCCCTGTGCCCCCTCTGCGCCAGCCAGCGGCGTGATCGGCGGCTGCTGTGCGTGGTGGAGACTCCGGCGGATGTGCTGGCGGTGGAGCAGTCGGGCGCCTACGCCGGGCTCTACTTCGTGCTCGGCGGCCACCTCTCGCCCCTGGACGGCATCGGTCCGGAGGAGATCGGGGTGGATGCCCTGCTGGCACGGGCGCGGGAGGGGGTGGAGGAGGTGATCCTGGCCACCAACCCCACCGTGGAGGGCGAGGCCACCGCCCACTATATCGGCGAGTTGCTGCGGGAGCAGGGGGTGGGCGTCAGCCGTATCGCCCATGGCGTGCCACTGGGCGGCGAACTGGAGTACGTGGACGGCAGCACGCTGACCCGCGCCCTGGCCGGGCGCAAGCCGATTTAG
- a CDS encoding YbaB/EbfC family nucleoid-associated protein, protein MKGGLGNLMKQAQKMQENLQKAQEELATMEVSGEAGAGLVKVVMTGRHDVRRVSIDPSLLEEDREMLEDLLAAAVNDAVRKVEQVTQERMAGLAGGMGLPPGMKLPF, encoded by the coding sequence ATGAAAGGCGGTTTGGGCAACCTGATGAAGCAGGCCCAGAAGATGCAGGAGAACCTGCAGAAGGCCCAGGAGGAGCTTGCCACCATGGAGGTGAGCGGCGAGGCCGGGGCCGGGCTGGTGAAGGTGGTGATGACCGGGCGCCACGACGTGCGCCGGGTGAGCATCGATCCCAGCCTGCTGGAGGAGGACAGGGAGATGCTCGAGGACCTGCTGGCCGCGGCCGTGAACGACGCGGTGCGCAAGGTGGAGCAGGTCACCCAGGAGCGCATGGCCGGGCTGGCCGGCGGCATGGGGCTGCCCCCGGGCATGAAGCTGCCCTTCTGA
- the dnaX gene encoding DNA polymerase III subunit gamma/tau, translating into MSYQVLARKWRPQTFQSLVGQEHVQRALVNALDHDRLHHAYLFTGTRGVGKTTIARILAKCLNCETGVTSTPCGTCPSCRDIEQGRFVDLIEVDAASRTKVEDTRELLDNVQYAPSRGRYKVYLIDEVHMLSGHSFNALLKTLEEPPPHVKFLLATTDPQKVPVTVLSRCLQFNLKRLSPERIRDHLAHILAEEGIEADQPALLELALAADGSMRDALSLLDQAIAFGGGRLEADEVRNMLGTLDRGRIFELLELLAAGDAAALLDRSAGLAEQAPDYGAVLGELVSLLHRVALAQLVPEAVDDRLGDRDRVLALAGRIEPEEVQLWYQIGLLGRRDLPLAPDPRGGFEMLLLRMLAFRPATAAAAPAPAAGGAAPAGSGGREARSARAALDQARVRADGDATAPGVTKRAAPPPSPGAETRPQPTTRRSAGVPEQRGVREPETRPGPVRGAPQEAGPAGNSGPAVISDWAATVPRLGLNGFTLQLANHCVLDRVEGQSIRLLLDPAQSSALSERQKERIHDALTRYLGQPVRLEIVVGAADTETPARQQQRARSERQHAAEAHIQADPNVQALMDTFDASLVPGSIRPTEH; encoded by the coding sequence ATGAGCTACCAGGTCCTCGCCCGCAAGTGGCGGCCACAAACCTTCCAGTCCCTGGTGGGCCAGGAGCATGTGCAGCGCGCCCTGGTCAACGCCCTGGACCACGATCGCCTGCATCACGCCTACCTCTTCACGGGGACCCGGGGCGTGGGCAAGACCACCATCGCCCGCATCCTGGCCAAGTGTCTCAACTGCGAGACCGGCGTTACCTCCACACCCTGCGGCACCTGCCCCTCCTGCCGGGACATCGAGCAGGGCCGATTCGTCGATCTCATCGAGGTGGACGCCGCGTCGCGGACCAAGGTGGAGGATACCCGCGAACTGCTGGACAACGTCCAGTACGCCCCCTCCCGCGGCCGCTACAAGGTTTACCTCATCGACGAGGTGCACATGCTCTCCGGGCACAGCTTCAACGCCCTGCTGAAGACCCTGGAGGAGCCGCCGCCGCACGTGAAGTTCCTGCTCGCCACCACCGATCCGCAGAAGGTGCCGGTGACGGTGCTCTCCCGCTGCCTGCAGTTCAACCTCAAGCGCCTCTCCCCGGAGCGGATCCGCGACCACCTGGCGCATATCCTCGCCGAGGAGGGTATCGAGGCGGATCAGCCGGCGCTGCTGGAACTGGCCCTGGCCGCCGACGGAAGCATGCGCGACGCGCTCAGCCTGCTCGACCAGGCCATCGCCTTCGGCGGCGGACGCCTGGAGGCGGACGAGGTGCGCAACATGCTGGGAACTCTCGATCGGGGGCGCATCTTCGAGCTGCTGGAGCTGCTCGCGGCGGGGGATGCCGCGGCCCTGCTGGACCGCAGCGCCGGGCTGGCCGAACAGGCGCCGGACTACGGCGCGGTACTCGGTGAGCTGGTGTCGCTGCTGCACCGGGTGGCCCTGGCCCAGCTGGTGCCGGAGGCGGTGGACGACCGGCTCGGCGATCGCGACCGGGTGCTGGCGCTGGCCGGGCGAATCGAGCCTGAGGAGGTCCAGCTCTGGTACCAGATCGGCCTGCTGGGGCGCCGGGACCTGCCCCTGGCTCCGGATCCCCGGGGCGGCTTCGAGATGCTGCTGCTGCGAATGCTGGCGTTCCGCCCCGCGACGGCGGCAGCGGCCCCGGCGCCGGCCGCCGGCGGTGCCGCACCCGCCGGCAGCGGCGGCAGGGAGGCGCGCAGCGCCCGCGCGGCCCTCGATCAGGCCCGGGTCCGGGCCGACGGTGACGCCACCGCGCCCGGCGTGACGAAACGCGCCGCCCCGCCCCCGTCGCCGGGGGCGGAGACCCGGCCACAGCCGACCACCCGGCGATCAGCTGGTGTTCCGGAACAGCGCGGGGTCCGGGAGCCGGAAACCCGCCCGGGACCGGTCCGTGGCGCGCCACAGGAAGCCGGGCCGGCGGGGAACTCCGGTCCGGCGGTCATCAGTGACTGGGCCGCCACGGTTCCGCGGCTGGGGCTCAACGGTTTCACCCTGCAGCTGGCCAACCACTGCGTCCTCGACCGGGTCGAGGGACAGTCGATCCGGCTGCTCCTGGACCCGGCCCAGTCCAGCGCCCTGAGCGAGCGGCAGAAGGAGCGGATCCACGACGCCCTGACCCGTTACCTGGGGCAGCCGGTGCGCCTGGAAATCGTGGTGGGGGCGGCGGACACGGAGACGCCCGCCCGCCAGCAGCAGCGCGCCCGCTCCGAGCGCCAGCACGCGGCCGAGGCGCACATCCAGGCCGATCCCAACGTCCAGGCGCTCATGGACACCTTCGACGCCAGCCTCGTCCCCGGCTCCATCCGGCCGACCGAGCACTGA
- the ispB gene encoding octaprenyl diphosphate synthase, translated as MELDSIRALVRDDMAAVDALILERLRSDVVLVNSVGHYIVNSGGKRLRPLLVLLAAGACGYRDRRHVDLAAVIEFIHTATLLHDDVVDDSDLRRGRETANALWGNEASVLVGDFLYSRSFQMMVDVGIMRVMAILADATNIIAEGEVLQLMNCHDPDTTEARYYEVIRCKTAKLFEAAARLGAVLGGRPEIEEQALAAYGMHLGVAFQLVDDALDYSADAGELGKNIGDDLAEGKPTLPLIHVLREGAPDQVAVVRSAIENGGLDQIDAVRAAIASTGAIEYTARSAQQEAEKAVQALEAIPESPFREALAGLARFAVSRTY; from the coding sequence ATGGAACTCGACTCCATCCGCGCCCTGGTGCGCGACGACATGGCCGCCGTCGACGCGCTCATTCTGGAGCGCCTGCGGTCCGACGTGGTGCTGGTCAACAGTGTCGGCCACTATATCGTCAACAGCGGCGGCAAGCGCCTGCGCCCGCTGCTGGTCCTGCTGGCCGCCGGCGCCTGCGGCTACAGGGATCGCCGCCACGTCGACCTGGCCGCGGTGATCGAGTTCATCCACACCGCCACCCTTCTCCATGACGACGTGGTGGACGACTCCGACCTGCGCCGCGGCCGCGAGACCGCCAATGCCCTGTGGGGCAACGAGGCGAGCGTGCTGGTGGGCGACTTCCTCTACTCGCGCTCGTTCCAGATGATGGTGGACGTGGGCATCATGCGGGTGATGGCCATCCTCGCCGACGCCACCAACATCATCGCCGAGGGCGAGGTGCTCCAGCTCATGAACTGCCATGACCCGGACACCACCGAGGCGCGTTACTACGAGGTCATCCGCTGCAAGACCGCCAAGCTGTTCGAGGCCGCCGCGCGCCTCGGTGCGGTGCTGGGCGGCCGCCCGGAGATCGAGGAGCAGGCCCTGGCGGCCTACGGCATGCACCTGGGAGTGGCCTTCCAACTGGTGGACGACGCGCTGGACTACAGTGCCGACGCCGGCGAACTGGGCAAGAACATCGGCGACGACCTGGCCGAGGGCAAGCCCACCCTGCCGCTGATCCACGTGCTGCGCGAGGGTGCCCCGGACCAGGTGGCGGTGGTGCGAAGCGCCATCGAGAATGGCGGCCTGGATCAGATTGACGCCGTCCGTGCCGCCATTGCATCGACCGGGGCCATCGAGTACACTGCGCGCTCTGCGCAGCAGGAGGCCGAAAAAGCCGTCCAGGCGTTGGAAGCGATACCCGAATCGCCCTTCCGTGAAGCCCTGGCCGGACTGGCCCGATTCGCCGTCAGCCGTACCTACTAA
- a CDS encoding InlB B-repeat-containing protein: MIGIPTYRTPLSHYVLLALLTLMLAVAAPGAWAKKPDGGGGGGGKPAKTAVLTVTASGPGEVSFADADGNPVSCRDAPCTATYPAGKTTVSLNAIPDADAAFSGWSGDCTGTGACTVTLRADRSVGAAFEDTAPPPPPPPTPRASAAGDSITMGFAASCSRNVNFWDLFCLLGGDQPENSWFNGGSSAVLSVIDRYRLEVDPDTSATKAAAESGSEMVGVTVGGETPRNFVDQAAEIVGQVPLPNRVEVMLGGNDICNRDCADPADCSNPLLDDESWRAGVRAGLDILVNGLPEGATILLVGVPRMQDLYAAGIARQQADSGVNCQSVWSTYGICRIATNDGTLKGESHAERLAAIGERQQRYNEILAELAQTYNGTNGIEVVAEYGDGKGLSVGTYAFGAGDINGGDCFHPSVSGQNIVADVVWGNNPDNPAP, from the coding sequence ATGATCGGCATCCCGACATACCGTACCCCCCTCTCCCATTATGTCCTCCTCGCCCTGCTGACCCTCATGCTGGCCGTCGCCGCCCCGGGCGCCTGGGCCAAGAAACCGGATGGTGGCGGTGGCGGTGGAGGCAAACCCGCCAAGACGGCGGTGCTCACGGTCACGGCGAGCGGGCCCGGCGAAGTCAGCTTCGCCGATGCCGACGGAAACCCGGTCTCCTGCCGTGACGCGCCCTGCACCGCCACCTATCCCGCCGGCAAGACCACGGTCTCCCTGAACGCCATCCCCGATGCCGACGCGGCCTTCTCCGGCTGGAGCGGGGACTGCACCGGCACCGGCGCCTGCACGGTGACCCTGCGTGCCGACCGCAGCGTCGGCGCGGCGTTCGAGGACACCGCGCCGCCTCCCCCGCCGCCGCCGACGCCCCGGGCCTCGGCCGCCGGCGACAGCATCACCATGGGCTTCGCCGCCAGCTGCTCCCGCAACGTGAACTTCTGGGATCTCTTCTGCCTGCTGGGCGGCGACCAGCCCGAGAACTCCTGGTTCAACGGCGGCTCGAGCGCGGTCCTGAGCGTGATCGACCGCTACCGGCTCGAGGTGGACCCCGACACCAGCGCCACCAAGGCCGCCGCCGAGAGCGGCAGCGAGATGGTGGGCGTGACCGTGGGCGGGGAGACGCCGCGCAACTTCGTCGACCAGGCCGCCGAGATTGTCGGCCAGGTGCCGCTGCCCAACCGGGTGGAGGTGATGCTGGGCGGCAACGACATCTGCAACCGCGACTGCGCCGACCCGGCCGACTGCAGCAACCCGCTGCTGGACGATGAGAGCTGGCGGGCCGGTGTCCGGGCCGGCCTGGACATCCTCGTCAACGGACTGCCGGAAGGCGCCACCATCCTCCTGGTGGGCGTGCCCCGGATGCAGGATCTCTATGCCGCCGGCATCGCCCGGCAACAGGCCGACTCCGGGGTGAACTGCCAGAGCGTCTGGAGCACCTACGGGATCTGCCGCATCGCCACCAACGACGGGACACTCAAGGGTGAATCGCACGCCGAGCGCCTGGCCGCCATCGGCGAGCGCCAGCAGCGCTACAATGAGATCCTGGCGGAGCTGGCACAGACCTACAACGGGACGAACGGCATCGAGGTGGTGGCTGAATACGGGGACGGGAAGGGTCTCTCGGTGGGCACCTACGCCTTCGGCGCCGGCGATATCAACGGCGGCGACTGCTTCCACCCGAGCGTCAGCGGGCAGAACATCGTGGCCGACGTCGTCTGGGGCAACAATCCCGACAATCCGGCGCCCTGA
- a CDS encoding thioredoxin domain-containing protein produces the protein MPVSNPTHPHFPSPCVASRRFRSPAALAALGLWFLALAAGAGEPDDANAVAARVGEREITVAEVDAAAALPLHDLAMEAYRVRLETLEGLVAGEGAGESGAEILLAPPMPPRVALTPAAGSIRGGGTDAPVTLAVYCNFQSRHCADLQPVLHALRERYGILLRQEHRDLPLPYHRHARMAAEAARCAGEQGRYWPYHDALYLRGGDFDAAALRAVARLAEVDADAIGACLAAGRQRTAVERDAASGRRIGLGSVPVSFVNGLYLRGPAGEARFRRLIDAELERLGYGIPPRLDAGILRAAPRSGLAWSVSGVAGRGAGRLALIAPEGSTGPGRAFRPGQRLEAGVMVARIEPERVYLDHDGRIEYLPVSGHAAEPVLLADGAPGDAEKGAVPPDPGMAEAGYRLPEPAAEITLPAALVTEALAEREALERQLEAAEHVVEGHALLRLGEIEPGGFYASLGLRAGDVLMRVNGEWIHADHNPLWRLLAEGVDIDLTVIRRGGLPRRFIYRAE, from the coding sequence ATGCCAGTGAGCAATCCGACGCACCCGCATTTTCCCTCGCCCTGCGTCGCCTCCCGGCGGTTCAGGTCGCCGGCCGCGCTGGCCGCGCTCGGGCTGTGGTTCCTGGCACTGGCTGCCGGCGCCGGGGAGCCGGATGATGCCAATGCGGTGGCGGCACGCGTGGGCGAGCGCGAGATCACCGTGGCGGAGGTGGATGCGGCCGCGGCCCTGCCGCTGCACGATCTGGCCATGGAGGCCTACCGGGTCCGGCTCGAGACCCTGGAGGGGCTTGTCGCCGGGGAAGGGGCGGGAGAATCCGGTGCGGAGATCCTGCTTGCGCCCCCCATGCCGCCCCGGGTGGCGCTGACGCCGGCGGCCGGGTCCATCCGCGGCGGCGGCACGGACGCTCCCGTGACCCTGGCGGTCTACTGCAACTTCCAGTCCCGCCACTGCGCGGACCTGCAGCCGGTGCTCCATGCCCTGCGGGAGCGCTACGGCATCCTGCTGCGCCAGGAGCACCGGGACCTGCCGCTGCCCTACCACAGGCACGCCCGGATGGCGGCGGAGGCGGCGCGCTGCGCCGGGGAGCAGGGGCGCTACTGGCCCTACCACGACGCCCTCTACCTGCGGGGCGGCGATTTCGACGCCGCGGCGCTGCGGGCGGTGGCCCGGCTGGCCGAGGTCGATGCCGACGCCATCGGGGCCTGCCTGGCCGCGGGGCGGCAGCGGACGGCGGTGGAGCGCGACGCGGCGAGCGGGCGCCGGATCGGCCTCGGGAGCGTGCCCGTCTCGTTCGTCAACGGCCTCTACCTGCGCGGACCGGCCGGCGAGGCCCGGTTCAGGCGGCTGATCGACGCCGAGCTGGAGCGGCTGGGCTACGGAATTCCGCCCCGGCTGGATGCCGGGATCCTGCGTGCGGCGCCCCGCAGCGGGCTGGCCTGGAGCGTCTCGGGGGTGGCGGGGCGCGGGGCGGGGCGGCTGGCCCTCATCGCGCCGGAGGGATCGACCGGTCCCGGACGAGCCTTCCGGCCGGGTCAGCGCCTGGAGGCGGGGGTGATGGTTGCCCGCATCGAACCGGAGCGTGTCTACCTCGACCACGACGGCCGCATCGAGTACCTGCCGGTTTCCGGCCACGCCGCGGAACCGGTCCTCCTCGCTGACGGCGCCCCGGGCGACGCGGAGAAGGGCGCGGTGCCGCCGGACCCCGGCATGGCGGAGGCGGGCTACCGGCTGCCCGAGCCCGCGGCCGAGATCACCCTGCCTGCGGCGCTCGTCACGGAGGCGCTGGCGGAGCGGGAAGCGCTGGAGCGGCAGCTGGAGGCCGCCGAGCACGTGGTGGAGGGGCACGCCCTGCTGCGGCTCGGAGAGATCGAACCGGGGGGCTTCTACGCGAGCCTGGGGCTGCGGGCGGGGGACGTGCTCATGCGGGTGAACGGCGAATGGATCCACGCCGACCACAACCCCCTCTGGCGGCTGCTGGCCGAGGGGGTCGATATCGATCTCACCGTCATCCGCCGCGGCGGCCTGCCGCGGCGTTTCATCTACCGGGCCGAGTAG
- a CDS encoding general secretion pathway protein GspB — MPEPPVAQVAEPQPAAARIPWLEELPGEVRRALPGLSINVHVYNREPARRFVLIGMRKYREGQRIGEDGPVVERITPEGMVIDYGAGLAQVRSNR, encoded by the coding sequence ATGCCGGAACCGCCGGTTGCGCAAGTTGCCGAGCCGCAGCCGGCCGCTGCGCGCATTCCATGGCTGGAGGAGCTGCCTGGCGAGGTGCGTCGCGCCCTGCCCGGGCTCTCCATCAACGTTCATGTCTACAACCGCGAGCCTGCGCGGCGCTTCGTCCTCATCGGCATGCGCAAGTACCGGGAGGGGCAGCGCATCGGCGAGGACGGCCCCGTGGTCGAGCGCATCACTCCGGAGGGGATGGTCATCGACTACGGCGCGGGGCTGGCGCAGGTCCGCTCCAACCGCTGA
- a CDS encoding ExeA family protein, with the protein MYEAYFGIGEDPFSITPDPRYLYMSGRHQEALAHLLFGLQQGGGFVQLTGEVGTGKTTLCRSLVEQVPEQVDLALILNPRQTPVELLASLCDELHVDYPGGTASIKTLVDRLNAHLLEAHARGRRTVLVIDEAQNLSPEVLEQVRLLTNLETATEKLLQILLIGQPELREVLARPDLRQLAQRITARYHLTPLSADETGAYVRHRLAVAGLTPRLFTPGAVRQVHRLSGGVPRLINILCQRALLGAYAEGAERVDADLVRRAEREVSGRGGRSPGRVAIGWALAVGLILGGAVAWRLVTWEGGSMETVAGVAADAALEHPGVQSLVAGTGSATPAAPPAQESPSVAAGRGVEPGGGAGETEPRTKPGHLPPLAGAFGPSPALAMSAGESAGEQPLHEALLSSGNPSDTVTALTTLFGYWGVNYQALDGRTACDRALRAELECLHGSGNWARLIHYDRPAILELVDREGGRHQVVLAQLDADRATLDFGGARSDWRRSEVESHWYGEYLLLWRRTPAGVRRIDAGDTGPEVIWLRRQLALAEGVPAPESLSDTFDAPLAERVRAFQRDHGLVPDAIVGQETLIQLINAGGQPGVPRLSKGIRTTAAAPGE; encoded by the coding sequence ATGTACGAGGCCTACTTCGGTATCGGGGAGGATCCCTTCTCCATCACGCCGGACCCGCGCTACCTCTACATGAGCGGGCGGCACCAGGAGGCGCTGGCGCATCTCCTGTTCGGGCTCCAGCAGGGGGGCGGCTTCGTGCAGCTCACCGGCGAGGTGGGCACGGGCAAGACCACCCTGTGCCGGAGCCTGGTGGAGCAGGTGCCGGAGCAGGTGGACCTGGCTCTCATCCTCAATCCGCGCCAGACCCCGGTGGAGCTGCTGGCCTCCCTTTGCGACGAGTTGCACGTGGACTACCCCGGGGGCACCGCCAGCATCAAGACGCTGGTGGACCGTCTCAATGCCCATCTGCTCGAGGCCCACGCCCGGGGCAGGCGCACCGTGCTGGTAATCGACGAGGCCCAGAATCTCAGTCCCGAGGTGCTTGAACAGGTGCGCCTGCTCACCAACCTGGAGACCGCCACCGAGAAGCTGCTGCAGATCCTCCTCATCGGCCAGCCGGAGCTGCGCGAGGTGCTGGCCCGCCCCGACCTGCGCCAGCTCGCCCAACGCATCACCGCGCGCTATCACCTGACCCCGCTCTCCGCCGATGAGACGGGCGCCTATGTCCGCCACCGCCTGGCGGTCGCCGGCCTGACCCCCCGGCTCTTCACCCCCGGCGCGGTGCGCCAGGTCCATCGACTCTCCGGCGGCGTGCCACGGCTCATCAATATCCTCTGTCAGCGTGCCCTGCTGGGCGCCTATGCCGAAGGGGCGGAGCGGGTGGATGCGGATCTGGTGCGCCGGGCCGAGCGGGAGGTGAGCGGTCGCGGCGGGCGCAGCCCCGGACGGGTCGCCATCGGCTGGGCGCTGGCGGTCGGTCTGATCCTGGGCGGCGCCGTTGCGTGGCGACTGGTGACCTGGGAAGGCGGCAGCATGGAAACCGTCGCGGGTGTTGCCGCTGATGCGGCACTGGAGCACCCGGGGGTACAGAGCCTGGTGGCCGGGACGGGATCCGCAACACCCGCGGCGCCCCCGGCGCAGGAATCCCCTTCGGTGGCTGCCGGGAGAGGGGTGGAGCCTGGCGGAGGCGCGGGGGAAACGGAGCCGCGCACGAAGCCGGGGCACTTGCCGCCGCTGGCCGGGGCGTTCGGTCCCTCCCCGGCATTGGCGATGTCCGCCGGAGAATCGGCAGGTGAACAGCCGCTTCACGAGGCACTGCTGTCCTCCGGCAATCCATCCGATACCGTCACGGCGTTGACGACCCTGTTCGGCTACTGGGGGGTGAACTACCAGGCGCTGGATGGCAGAACCGCATGCGACCGCGCGCTGCGGGCGGAACTGGAGTGCCTGCACGGCAGCGGGAACTGGGCCCGGCTGATCCACTACGACCGTCCGGCGATCCTGGAGCTGGTGGACCGGGAAGGGGGACGGCACCAGGTGGTGCTGGCGCAGCTCGACGCGGACCGCGCGACACTGGATTTCGGCGGCGCACGCAGCGACTGGCGGCGCAGCGAGGTGGAGTCCCACTGGTACGGCGAGTACCTGCTGTTATGGCGGCGGACGCCGGCCGGCGTCCGCCGCATCGACGCGGGGGATACCGGGCCGGAAGTGATCTGGCTCCGCCGCCAGCTGGCCCTGGCCGAGGGGGTGCCGGCGCCCGAATCGCTTTCCGACACCTTCGATGCCCCATTGGCGGAACGGGTGCGGGCCTTCCAGCGCGACCATGGCCTGGTCCCCGACGCCATCGTCGGCCAGGAGACCCTGATCCAGCTGATCAATGCCGGCGGACAGCCCGGTGTGCCCCGGCTCAGCAAGGGCATCCGGACAACGGCAGCCGCCCCGGGGGAGTGA